The following proteins are co-located in the Dermacentor silvarum isolate Dsil-2018 unplaced genomic scaffold, BIME_Dsil_1.4 Seq287, whole genome shotgun sequence genome:
- the LOC125941780 gene encoding uncharacterized protein LOC125941780: protein MPSSILWNRRLLATLSWQEIDDLMLTTRERWLLKGDCSLDDIEYRIRRDRESELLRYRSRNGLLDVDQVEPTLFRQQFRFEKRDLSELVRLLLILDKICSAQKVTVVGRDALCLLLRRLAYPNRWCDLQEIFGLHTSVMSSVSSQVVTHITATFGHLLEDMNNHSWLSSECLRDFADAVRRKGATLDNCWAFIDGIARAICRPKRNQQAYFSGHKRVHCVKYQSLMCPNGIVCQLDGHYPGRRHDAAKFAGISQ, encoded by the exons ATGCCGTCAAGCATCTTGTGGAATCGCCGCCTTTTGGCTACTCTTTCATGGCAAGAAATAGACGATCTGATGCTCACAACCCGCGAGCGGTGGCTTTTGAAAGGTGACTGCAGCCTTGACGACATAGAATACCGCATAAGGCGCGATCGTGAAAGCGAGCTGCTGCGATACCGCTCGCGCAACGGACTCCTCGATGTGGACCAAGTGGAGCCGACGTTGTTTCGACAACAATTCCGCTTCGAGAAACGAGATCTGAGTGAACTTGTTCGTCTGCTGCTGATCCTCGACAAAATATGCAGTGCTCAAAAAGTGACGGTGGTCGGCCGTGATGCACTGTGCCTTTTGCTCCGGCGGCTCGCCTATCCAAACAGATGGTGTGACCTGCAAGAAATCTTTGGGTTGCACACGTCAGTTATGTCAAGCGTGAGCTCGCAAGTGGTAACGCACATAACGGCAACGTTCGGACACTTGTTGGAGGACATGAACAACCACTCCTGGCTATCTTCAGAATGCCTGAGGGATTTCGCAGAT GCTGTGAGAAGAAAAGGTGCAACACTGGACAACTGCTGGGCGTTCATTGATGGCATTGCCCGCGCAATATGCCGCCCGAAACGGAACCAACAGGCCTATTTTTCGGGCCACAAAAGGGTACACTGTGTGAAATATCAGTCCCTAATGTGCCCAAATGGCATTGTATGCCAATTAGATGGGCATTACCCTGGACGACGGCATGATGCAG